A genomic stretch from Leptolyngbyaceae cyanobacterium includes:
- a CDS encoding chemotaxis protein CheW, whose amino-acid sequence MVGNPDFLTGRGQDQAPEFQELESPEGELHLRFYVASGTELALPATGIREVVSQAPDRITPIPNASPLLLGTLNFRGRVIWVADLGQFLGDQAPLNTDRPEIPVIAVEDQDTMLGLAVDQIVGMDWLDVDLVQIPNNVPDSMAPFLRGEWVLDAQSNQCLRLLDQVAILRSARWAA is encoded by the coding sequence ATGGTTGGAAATCCGGACTTTTTAACAGGCAGAGGTCAAGATCAGGCTCCGGAATTCCAGGAATTAGAAAGCCCTGAAGGTGAGTTACACCTGAGATTTTACGTTGCTTCCGGTACGGAACTGGCACTGCCAGCCACAGGTATCCGAGAAGTAGTATCCCAGGCACCAGATCGAATTACTCCCATTCCGAATGCGTCTCCTTTGCTTTTGGGAACTCTAAATTTTAGGGGAAGGGTGATTTGGGTAGCTGACCTGGGTCAGTTTCTGGGAGACCAAGCACCTTTAAATACAGACCGACCGGAAATACCCGTAATTGCAGTCGAAGATCAAGACACCATGTTAGGGTTAGCAGTTGATCAAATTGTCGGCATGGACTGGCTGGATGTGGACTTAGTTCAAATACCAAACAACGTGCCAGATAGTATGGCCCCTTTCCTCCGGGGTGAGTGGGTGTTAGATGCTCAAAGCAATCAGTGTCTGCGTCTGTTAGATCAGGTAGCAATTCTGCGGTCGGCTAGGTGGGCAGCATAA
- a CDS encoding methyl-accepting chemotaxis protein, producing MASSTDYAQKYQQAQAAYMQGNYEEASTIVDRLLNDFPEDPGIRLLQGHIYCGMQQYDEAREQYELVLGLTTESEYIDYANNGLEYVNQCLGSGNSGTEPEEQEFDENDPYALDSSDFSDEIENNWQSPEYNDTNGSNGLSLNGLDLDEVDDTYQPQPQYQQPFDNPFASSDNSYNDQSFSDEATAFTDPFGSSGSEGYTPEDSSYYEESSGVSDQQWLSMEESQNWQNYAEDGSQNGAEFANYNYQEENLDYPVEEYEATYTPPEQESYFDDSPLPEMPRSGSKGLDRSDSDSNYFRRPVTDDETILLGGEDSYPMPGQTDNSRWNSPTEQNGYSAENNFDMDGFNVAFDEGNHNHSGSATGGGQGAIGFLEEFDEFDDDLGNIPNFENIEDSSGFSTPTKGSTSGFGSISTTGPSTNSSITSDFGDTGDRSAFGDDDIFPASEPPIFVPQPDTKNIEPNVTVEQGWLAFFENASLSQKRWITAGLVGTFSALAVAAVSMSSQALFKPNNKEALAQMQLTGLAMAGVAGVFSFGASLVVGGLAEKHIRRATSNLQSQFDSVSQGNLSVQATVFSEDEMGKLAAGFNQMTRIMMTTTSEAQRRAEEQEQAKEDLQRQVIRLLDDVEGAARGDLTVQAEVTADVLGAVADAFNLTIQNLRDIVQQVKVAARQVNKGASDNERFARELSADALREAEELAVTLNQVQGMTESIRRVADNAKQAEEVARSASAMALKGGEAVERTVASILGIRETIAETTRKVKRLGESTQEIAKIVALIATIASRTNLLALNASIEAARAGEAGRGFAIVADEVRQLADRSAKALKEIEQIVLQIQSETGSVMMAMEEATQQVIEVTKRADVSKRSLDDIIQVSNRIDALVRSITADTVQQTQTSYNVAQVVQSVELTAQESSQEAQRVSASLQHLVGVARDLLTSVERFRVETVEQ from the coding sequence ATGGCATCCAGTACGGATTATGCACAAAAATATCAGCAGGCTCAAGCGGCTTATATGCAGGGAAATTATGAGGAAGCCTCGACCATAGTCGATCGCCTTCTCAATGATTTTCCGGAAGACCCTGGCATCCGCCTGCTGCAAGGTCATATTTACTGCGGTATGCAGCAATATGACGAAGCGCGAGAACAATATGAGTTAGTGCTGGGTTTAACCACTGAATCCGAGTATATTGATTACGCTAACAATGGTTTAGAGTACGTCAATCAATGTCTGGGATCGGGAAACTCTGGTACGGAACCGGAAGAACAAGAATTTGACGAAAACGATCCTTACGCTCTCGATAGTTCCGACTTTTCCGACGAAATTGAAAATAACTGGCAATCACCAGAATATAACGATACAAACGGTAGTAATGGGCTGTCTTTAAATGGTTTAGATTTAGATGAAGTTGACGATACGTATCAACCTCAACCTCAGTACCAACAACCATTCGATAATCCTTTTGCCTCGTCTGACAATTCCTATAATGACCAATCATTTTCAGATGAGGCAACCGCTTTTACCGATCCGTTTGGGTCGTCTGGGTCTGAAGGTTATACCCCAGAAGATTCTTCATATTATGAGGAATCTTCTGGGGTATCCGACCAGCAATGGTTGTCAATGGAAGAAAGCCAAAATTGGCAAAATTATGCGGAAGATGGCTCTCAAAATGGTGCTGAGTTTGCCAACTATAACTATCAGGAAGAAAACCTGGATTACCCGGTAGAAGAGTACGAAGCGACATATACCCCGCCAGAACAGGAATCTTATTTTGACGATTCACCATTACCAGAAATGCCCCGTTCTGGTAGTAAGGGTTTAGATCGATCGGATTCCGATTCTAATTACTTCCGCCGTCCGGTAACGGATGATGAAACAATTTTATTAGGCGGAGAGGATTCATACCCGATGCCCGGTCAGACGGACAATTCTCGATGGAATAGTCCGACCGAGCAAAATGGTTATAGTGCCGAAAATAACTTTGACATGGATGGGTTTAACGTTGCTTTTGATGAAGGCAACCACAATCATTCGGGTTCGGCGACGGGGGGAGGACAAGGAGCGATCGGCTTTTTAGAAGAGTTCGATGAATTTGATGACGATTTAGGAAATATTCCTAATTTTGAAAACATCGAGGATTCTTCCGGTTTTTCCACACCTACCAAAGGCAGTACTTCCGGATTTGGTTCTATATCAACAACGGGGCCGAGTACTAACAGTAGCATCACCTCGGATTTTGGCGATACTGGCGATCGATCGGCTTTTGGCGATGATGATATCTTTCCAGCCAGCGAGCCACCGATTTTCGTTCCCCAACCGGATACGAAGAATATCGAGCCGAACGTCACCGTCGAACAAGGTTGGCTGGCTTTCTTTGAAAATGCTTCCCTCAGCCAGAAAAGATGGATTACCGCAGGTTTGGTAGGTACTTTTTCTGCACTCGCCGTAGCTGCCGTCAGCATGAGCAGCCAAGCCCTCTTTAAACCTAATAATAAAGAAGCGCTCGCTCAAATGCAGTTGACTGGTTTGGCAATGGCTGGAGTAGCGGGAGTTTTCAGTTTTGGCGCTTCCTTGGTGGTGGGAGGGCTGGCAGAAAAACACATTCGGCGCGCGACTTCTAACTTGCAATCTCAGTTCGATTCGGTTTCTCAAGGCAACTTAAGCGTCCAAGCAACGGTTTTTTCCGAAGATGAAATGGGAAAACTGGCGGCTGGTTTCAATCAGATGACTCGCATCATGATGACTACTACCAGCGAGGCACAACGGAGAGCAGAAGAACAAGAGCAAGCCAAAGAAGATTTGCAACGTCAGGTAATTAGATTGCTCGATGACGTGGAAGGCGCTGCTAGAGGTGACTTAACCGTGCAGGCAGAAGTGACCGCCGATGTTTTGGGCGCGGTTGCCGATGCTTTTAACTTAACCATTCAAAACCTGCGAGACATCGTGCAACAGGTAAAAGTGGCGGCTCGTCAGGTTAATAAAGGTGCTTCGGATAACGAAAGATTTGCGCGGGAGTTGTCTGCCGATGCGTTGCGAGAAGCCGAAGAATTGGCGGTGACGCTCAATCAAGTGCAGGGGATGACGGAATCGATTCGGCGGGTGGCAGATAATGCCAAACAAGCGGAAGAGGTAGCCCGTTCTGCATCTGCAATGGCGCTCAAGGGTGGTGAGGCAGTCGAAAGAACGGTAGCCAGTATTTTGGGTATTAGAGAAACGATCGCCGAAACTACTCGAAAAGTAAAGAGGTTGGGAGAGTCTACCCAAGAAATTGCCAAAATCGTGGCTTTGATCGCGACCATTGCTTCTCGGACTAACTTGCTGGCTTTGAACGCCAGTATTGAGGCTGCCAGAGCGGGAGAAGCAGGGCGGGGTTTTGCGATCGTAGCTGATGAAGTACGACAACTAGCAGACCGTTCTGCCAAAGCGTTAAAGGAAATCGAACAGATCGTATTACAAATCCAAAGCGAAACTGGCTCGGTAATGATGGCAATGGAAGAAGCTACCCAGCAGGTGATCGAGGTAACCAAACGGGCAGATGTCTCGAAACGCAGCTTGGATGACATCATTCAAGTGTCGAATCGAATCGATGCTTTGGTACGTTCGATCACTGCCGATACAGTACAGCAAACTCAAACTTCCTACAACGTTGCCCAAGTGGTGCAATCTGTAGAATTGACGGCACAAGAAAGTTCTCAAGAAGCACAACGAGTTTCGGCATCTCTCCAACATCTGGTAGGGGTAGCGCGAGACTTGCTGACATCAGTAGAACGCTTCCGAGTGGAAACGGTAGAGCAATGA